One Dictyoglomus thermophilum H-6-12 DNA window includes the following coding sequences:
- the rpmG gene encoding 50S ribosomal protein L33: MRVVITLACTECKERNYTTEKNKKNDPDRLELRKYCPRCRKHTIHREVR, from the coding sequence ATGAGAGTAGTAATTACGTTAGCTTGTACTGAGTGTAAGGAAAGAAATTATACTACGGAGAAAAATAAGAAGAATGATCCAGATAGGTTAGAATTAAGAAAATATTGTCCTAGGTGTAGAAAACATACTATTCATAGGGAAGTGAGGTAG
- the secE gene encoding preprotein translocase subunit SecE, producing the protein MNKRRSIIDKIKDFWAEEKLELKKVMWPDRKKVLQLSLALGITLILLILIISLYDFVFVLLSRLILGSFTG; encoded by the coding sequence ATGAATAAGAGAAGATCTATTATAGACAAGATAAAAGATTTTTGGGCTGAAGAAAAATTAGAGTTAAAAAAAGTTATGTGGCCCGATAGGAAGAAGGTTTTACAACTTTCTTTGGCTTTAGGTATAACTTTAATTTTATTGATATTGATCATATCTCTTTATGATTTTGTGTTTGTTTTGTTAAGTAGATTGATTCTTGGAAGCTTTACTGGTTAG
- the tuf gene encoding elongation factor Tu, which translates to MAKEKFVRTKPHVNIGTIGHVDHGKTTLTSAITMTLAAEGLAKPLKYEDIDKAPEERARGVTINLAHVEYETHNRHYAHIDAPGHADYIKNMITGAAQMDGAILVVSAADGPMPQTREHILLARQVNVPYIVVFLNKIDMVDDPEIVDLVEMEVRDLLTKYGYPGDEVPVVRGSALKALEALFQNPQIKRGENQWVDAIWELMDAVDNYIPIPERDVDKPFLMPIEDIFSITGRGTVVTGRVERGRVKVGDEVEIVGLSDEIKKSVVTGVEMFRKQLDEAIAGDNIGILLRGIDKDEVERGQVVAAPGTIKPHTHFKAQVYVLKKEEGGRHTPFFSGYKPQFYFRTTDVTGEIKLPEGVQMVMPGDNLEMEIKLIKPVALEEGLRFAIREGGRTVGAGVITKIIE; encoded by the coding sequence ATGGCGAAGGAGAAATTTGTAAGGACGAAGCCACATGTGAATATAGGTACGATAGGGCACGTAGACCATGGAAAGACGACATTAACATCAGCGATAACGATGACGCTAGCGGCTGAAGGATTAGCGAAGCCCTTGAAGTATGAAGACATAGACAAAGCGCCAGAGGAAAGGGCAAGGGGAGTGACGATAAACCTTGCGCATGTAGAGTATGAGACGCACAACAGGCATTATGCGCACATAGATGCGCCTGGTCATGCTGACTACATAAAGAACATGATTACTGGTGCTGCACAGATGGACGGAGCGATACTAGTAGTATCAGCTGCGGATGGTCCGATGCCTCAGACGAGGGAGCACATATTACTTGCGAGGCAAGTCAATGTGCCATACATAGTAGTATTTTTGAACAAGATAGACATGGTAGATGATCCTGAGATAGTGGACTTAGTAGAGATGGAGGTAAGGGATTTATTAACGAAGTATGGATATCCAGGGGATGAGGTACCGGTAGTAAGGGGGTCAGCATTAAAGGCATTAGAGGCGTTATTCCAGAACCCTCAGATAAAGAGAGGGGAGAACCAGTGGGTAGATGCGATATGGGAGTTAATGGATGCTGTAGACAATTACATACCGATACCGGAGAGAGATGTAGACAAGCCATTTTTGATGCCGATAGAGGACATATTTAGCATAACAGGGAGAGGAACAGTAGTGACGGGTAGAGTAGAGAGAGGAAGGGTGAAGGTAGGGGACGAAGTAGAGATAGTAGGATTAAGTGATGAGATAAAGAAGAGTGTAGTGACGGGAGTAGAGATGTTCAGGAAGCAATTAGATGAAGCGATAGCTGGTGACAACATAGGGATACTATTAAGAGGGATAGACAAAGATGAAGTAGAGAGGGGTCAAGTAGTAGCTGCGCCAGGTACGATAAAGCCGCACACACATTTCAAGGCGCAGGTATATGTATTGAAGAAGGAAGAAGGTGGAAGGCACACGCCATTTTTCAGTGGATACAAGCCACAATTTTACTTTAGGACGACAGATGTAACAGGGGAGATAAAGTTACCAGAGGGAGTACAGATGGTTATGCCAGGTGACAACCTAGAGATGGAGATAAAGTTAATCAAGCCTGTAGCGTTAGAGGAAGGTTTAAGGTTTGCTATAAGAGAAGGTGGAAGAACAGTTGGTGCAGGCGTCATAACTAAAATTATTGAATAA